In Pithys albifrons albifrons isolate INPA30051 chromosome 16, PitAlb_v1, whole genome shotgun sequence, a genomic segment contains:
- the TMEM184A gene encoding transmembrane protein 184A — MSSATRAVPSPMAPGTLGPGTVARLASAPSFPTFALLMAAHNDSQDGQQLFLTTTAAQAISGIFVWSALIVTFHQIYTHLRNYTVPKEQRYIIRILFIVPIYAFDSWLSLLLLGSHQYYVYFDSVRDCYEAFVIYSFLSLCFEYLGGESNIMTEIRGKPIASSCFYGTCCLQGMSYSIGFLRFCKQATLQFCIVKPLMAIVTIILQVFGKYHDGDFNVHSGYLYITIIYNFSVSLALYALFLFYFATMDLLRPFEPVLKFITIKAVIFLSFWQGTLLAILEKCGVIPEVQIIDGMEVGAGTVAAGYQNFIICIEMFFASIALRYAFTCQVYREKKENSTANLAPMQSISSGLKETISPQDIVQDAIHNFSPTYQQYTQQSMQEAERKAPGQNGHMASKMDGQSSRKSKNIEKRVLILSDEEL, encoded by the exons TCCCAGGATGGccagcagcttttcctgacCACGACAGCAGCGCAGGCCATTTCTGGCATCTTCGTGTGGTCAGCACTTATCGTCACCTTCCACCAG ATCTACACACACCTGAGGAATTACACCGTCCCCAAGGAGCAGCGCTACATCATCCGCATCCTCTTCATTGTTCCCATCTATGCCTTCGACTCCTggctcagcctcctcctcctcggcagccaccaATACTACGTCTACTTCGACTCTGTGCGTGACTGCTATGAAG CTTTTGTGATTTACAGCTTCCTGAGCCTGTGCTTTGAGTACCTTGGAGGGGAGAGCAACATCATGACAGAGATCCGAGGGAAGCCCATTGC GTCCAGCTGCTTTTATGGGACCTGCTGCCTTCAGGGTATGTCCTACTCCATCGGGTTCCTGCGCTTTTGCAAGCAG GCCACACTGCAGTTCTGCATTGTGAAACCCCTCATGGCAATCGTCACCATCATCCTGCAGGTGTTCGGGAAGTACCACGATGGAGACTTCAA tgTCCATAGTGGATACCTCTACATCACCATCATCTACAACTTCTCTGTCAGCCTGGCACTTTATGCACTCTTCCTCTTCTACTTTGCCACCATGGACCTGCTGCGCCCGTTTGAGCCAGTCCTCAAGTTTATCACCATCAAGGCAGTcatctttctctccttctggcAAG GGACGCTGCTGGCAATACTGGAGAAATGTGGGGTGATTCCTGAAGTTCAGATCATCGATGGGATGGaggtgggagctgggacagtggctgctgGCTACCAGAACTTCATCATCTGCATTGAGATGTTCTTTGCTTCCATTGCCCTGCGCTACGCGTTCACCTGCCAGGTGtacagggagaagaaagaaaactcaaCAG CAAACCTTGCCCCAATGCAGAGCATCTCAAGTGGGCTGAAGGAGACCATCAGCCCCCAGGACATTGTGCAGGATGCCATCCACAACTTCTCACCCACGTACCAGCAGTACACCCAGCAGTCAATGCAGGAAGCAGAACGCAAGGCACCAGGGCAGAACGGGCATATGGCCTCCAAGATGGAtggacagagcagcaggaagagcaaaAACATTGAGAAGAGAGTGCTGATCCTGTCAGATGAGGAGCTGTAG
- the MAFK gene encoding transcription factor MafK, producing the protein MTTNPKPNKALKVKEESGENAPVLSDDELVSMSVRELNQHLRGLTKEEVIRLKQRRRTLKNRGYAASCRIKRVTQKEELERQRVELQQEVEKLARENSSMKLELDALRSKYEALQTFARTVARGPITPTKVATTSVITIVKSAEISSSSVPFSAAS; encoded by the exons ATGACGACTAATCCCAAACCGAACAAGGCATTAAAG GTAAAGGAGGAGTCAGGAGAGAATGCCCCAGTGCTGAGTGATGATGAACTCGTGTCAATGTCTGTACGGGAGCTTAACCAGCACCTGAGGGGTCTCACCAAAGAGGAGGTCATCCGTCTGAAGCAGCGGAGACGCACGCTGAAGAACCGGGGCTACGCTGCCAGCTGCCGCATCAAGCGCGTGACTCAGAAAGAGGAGCTCGAGAGGCAGCGGGTTGAGCTGCAGCAAGAGGTGGAGAAGCTGGccagagaaaacagcagcatgAAGCTAGAGCTGGATGCCTTGCGCTCCAAGTACGAAGCACTCCAGACCTTTGCTCGTACTGTGGCGCGAGGGCCTATTACCCCGACCAAAGTTGCCACCACCAGTGTCATCACCATTGTGAAATCAGCTGAAATCTCATCCAGTTCTGTGCCGTTTTCAGCAGCGTCCTAG